tccttttgcatctgtcattacgcccaacccttgtgagtttgaagcttgtcacagtcattcaatccctgaatcctactcggaataccacagataaggtttagacttttcagattctcaagaatgctgccaatggattctagcttataccacgaagattctgattaaggaacccaagagatactcattcaatcgaaggtagaacggaggtggttgtcaggcacacgttcataggttgagaatggtgatgagtgtcacggatcatcacatccatcatattaaagtgcgaatgaacatcttagatagaaacaagcgtgtttgaatagaaaacagaaataattgcattaattcatcgagacacagcagagctcctcacccccaacaatggagtttagagactcatgccatcaaagagtacaaagttcagatctaaaaatgtcatgagatacaaaataaatctctaaaagctgtttaaatacaaaactagtgacctaggtttacagaaaatgagtagactatgataaatagtgcagaaatccacttctggggcccacttggtgtgtgctgggattgagacttgagctttacacgtgcctaggctgtttctagagttaaacgccaggttgtaacctgtttctggcgtctaactccaacttgtaacctatttctggcgtttaacgccagaatgcaacatggaactggcgtttaacgccagtttacgtcgtctatccttgagcaaagtatggactattatatattgctggaaagccctggatggctactttccaacgcaattaagagcgtgccaattggactcctatagctctaaaaaatccattccgagtgcagggaggtcagaatccaacagcatcagcagtcctttttcagcctgaatcagatttttgctcagctctccctcaatttcagccagaaattacctgaaatcacagaaaaacacacaaactcatagtaaagtccagaaatgtgatttttatttaaaaactaataaaaatataataaaaagtgactaaaacatattaaaaactacctaaaaacaatgccaaaaagcgtataaattatccgctcatcagctgaacatctttaaaaatatcctctagctctgatttgagactctcagccatattgatctcctctaccagggagtcaataatatcaacacgcatgcagtcttttgatgtgtctggatgcttcattgcctcaacagcattcagcctgaattcatcctcattgactcttaaagtcacttcccctttttggacatcaatgagggttcgccCAGTTACTAGGAAgtgtcttcctagaatgagagttgcactcttgtgctcctccatcttcagcactacaaagtcagtgggaaaggcaaatggcgcaaccttgacaatcatgtcctcaattatgcctgatggatatttaatggagccatcagcaagttgaagacatatccgggttggtttgacctcttcagtcaagccaagctttctgatagtggatgtagggattagattgatacttgccccaaggtcacataaagctatcttggtacaagtaccctctaatgtgcaaggtatgataaagcttccgggatccttaagcttttttggtaagcttgttaggatgactgcactgcattcttcagtgagaaaaactttttctgtttctctcaatccttcttatgacttaagatctctttcatgaacttagcataagagggtatttgctcaagtgcctctgcaaacagaatctttatttcaagagtcctgagatagtctgcaaagcgggcaaattgtttatcctgttctacTTGGcaaagtttctgaggataaggcattttggctttatattcttcaaccttagttgctgcaggtttatttcctacagaggcaggttgagaagccttcttgagggagttattatcagcacttgtaggtgtctgatccctcactggcgtttgaacgccagaactggacatggattgggcgtttaacgccagattcctacccttttttggcgtttgaacgccagaactggacatggattgggagtTTAACGCTAGTTttttacctgtttctggcgtttgatcgCCAGACTtatcctctctgggctcttactgtcctcagtgggattttgggtagcaggttgttcatcctctgtcagctgttcctttcttggctttctgctgctttgagttgagatatttaatatttttccactttttaattgaactgcttggcacccctctgttatctgttttgataactgctgttttgtctgactcaattgtgattccatatccttgttagcatttttggtttcttatagcatctccttaaattttcctaactgccttgttatagaagatagttgctgattgagtgcagcaacttgttcctgaggactaaagtcagttgaaactgccttagcttcttctttcatggaggactcattacttatgtacagatgctgatttctagcaactatatcaataagctcttgagcctcttcaatagtctttctcatgtgtatagatctaccagctgagtggtctagagatatttgagctttttctgtaagcccgtagtagaagatgtctaactgcacccactctgaaaatatttcagaggggcatttccttagcatccctttgtacctttcccaagcgttataaagggattcatcatcctcttgtttaaagccttggatgtccagccttagttgtgtcatcctttttggagggaaatattgattcagaaatttgtttgataactgtttccatgttcttatgcttgctgtaggttggttatttaaccacctcttagcttgatcttttacagcaaatgaaaacagtaataatctgtagacatcctgatctacttccttgtcacgtactgtgtcaacaatttgcaagaactgtgccagaaactcagtaggttcttcctgtgaaagaccggaatactagtaattttgctgaaccatgacaatgagctgaggatttagctcaaaactgcttgctctgatgggaggtatacagatactactcccgtatgcagcagtaatggggttagcatatgaacccagagtccttctggactgttcatttctacttaagtccatgatggagaaaagggaattgatatgaattgcaaataaaatatatttttatttttattatataaaaaaaatgaataaataaaaataaaaataaaatagaataaagtaattagaaattaaaatatagatttcgaaaagtaaaagaaaaaggaaaaataaatttgaaaaccaaattaattgcttaattaagaagatttgaaaaactttggatatgatttttgaaaaagattttgaattttgaaattttaaaactaaaacaggaaaaaataaaatttttaaaatagaaatctgaatttttgaatGAGATTTTCGAAGATTCAATTAGatagagagaaaatatatttttgaaattaatgaggaaagagaaaaataacaaaatgacaccaaacttagaatttttagatcaaaacagagaaaataaacaggaaaactttgaatatcacgatgaacactaagaacaacttttgaaaaaaatttaagaaacagaaacacaaaggacaccaaacttaaaaattttttatattctgagcactaataattcgaaaaaaaattgaaagaaaaataaaatcatgcaattgacaccaaacttaaaatatgaaactgaactcaaacagaaaaactcaattattagtttataaaaattttcgaaaaatttgaaaaggaaaataaggattaaaaaaattttaaccaaaaacaataatagaagacgcagtTTTACTGACTCTAAACTAAacagataaatttttcctaatctaagcaacaaagtaaaccgtcagttgtccaaactcgaacaattcctggaaacggcgccaaaaacttggtgcacgaaatcacaattaCACTtttacaattccgcacaactaaccagcaagtgcactgggtcgtccaagtaataccttacgtgagtaagggtcgatcccacggagattgtcggcttgaagcaagctatggttatcttgtaacacttagtcaggatatcaatagaaattctcagttttaattggaatgagtaaaagaacaagAATTGaatgatacttgttatgcagtaatggagaacaggttgaggttttggagatgctctgtcttctgaatctctgctttcctactatcttcttcttcacgcacgcaaatcgccttccatgacaagctgtatgttggcggatcaccgttgtcaatggctaccatccatcctctcagtgaaaatagtccaaatgcactatcaccgcacggctaatcatctgtcggttctcactcatgttggaatagaatccattgattcttttgcgtctgtcactacgcccaacagtcgtgagtttgaagctcgtcacagtcatcccttcccagatcctactcagaataccacagacaaggtttagactttccggatctcaagaatggccgccaataattctagcctataccacgaagactctgatcgtgaaccaggaggctaagagatacacactcaagctagtgcagatagaacggaggtggttgtcaggcaggcgttcataggtgagaatgatgatgagtttcacagatcatcacattcatcaaggtgaagtgcgagtgaatatcttagaatagaaacaagcgtgattgaatgattaatagtagtaattgcattaattcatcgaaacacagcagagctcctcaccccccaaccatggggtttagagactcatgccgtcaaaaatacaatgtgaagtataaaaatgtcatgaggtacatagtaagtctctaaaagtagtttttatgctaaactaCTGACCTAGGGTTCctgaaaataagtaactaagttcagatagtgcagaaatccacttttggggcccacttggtgtgtgcttgggctgagcattgagctttacatgtgcagaggcttctcttggagttaaatgccaggtcgcagcctgtttgtggcatttaactctggtttgtaacctgtttctggagtttaacttcagaatagggcaagaagtaggcgtttaaacgccagtttgcgtgatcaaaactcgagcaaagtatggactattatatattgatggaaagccctggatgtatactttccaaagcaattaagagcgcatcaattgggtttctgtagctccagaaaatctatttcgagtgcagagaggtcagaatccagcagcatctgcagtcctttttcagcctctaaatcagatttttgctcaggtacctcaatttcagccagaaaatacctaaaatcacagaaaagcatacaaactcatagtaaagtccagaaatgtgatttttgcataaaaactaataaaaatatactaaaaagtagctaaatcctactaaaaactatatgaaaatacccccaaaaagcgtataaaatatccgctcatcatgcttCGAATGAATGTTCTCTTCCTCCCGCGACTAACGAAAGTCAGTCACAAACTTCTAATGTTCGGGGGAAAACTGATCCTGCTTGGAGATATGTTtctttacaaaatataaatggAAAATCGCATTACCAATGCTTATTTTGTCTGAGTACTTTTGGGGGCGGGAGAATTAATAGAATGAAAAAGCATTTGGCAAAGATATGTGGAGATATTAAGAAGTATTCTAAGGTCTTGTATGATGTAGAAAAACAAATGGAAGGTTTATTGAAAGAGATTCAGAAAAGTAAAACTAGTAAAAGGAAAGTAAGTTTCTACGAAGACGGTACTGATGAGTGTGAGGATGTAATTAATGAAGCAATAGCGCAAGAAGAACAACAAACTCTGAGTCAGTTACCAACTAAGGAGGTTATTGGAGGCGatccaaaaaagaaagaaaaaaccatTACTCCTCCTATGTTTGCACCACGAACGATTCCGGGAAGTCAACCAAGTCTAAAAAGTGTGTTTCAAAACAAAGAGGCGCTTCATGAAGTTGATAAGCGAGTGGCTAGATGGCTTTTAGATTGTAAGATTCCTTTCAATGCGATTATGTCACCCTTTTTTCAAGATATGTTGGATGGTGTTGCTGGCATTGGGCCTGGTTATAAAGGTCCTTCTTATGATACATTGAGGGTTAACTTATTAGCCGATCTTAAAAGGGAGTGTCAAATGGTTGTTGATAGCTATAGGTTTGCTTGGAAAGAAACTGGATGTACTCTCATGGCTGATGGTTGGACAGATCAAAGGCAAAGAACGTTGATTAATTTTTTGGTTTATTGTTCGAAAAGGTTGTGCTTTGTGAAATCTGTAGATGCTTCAAGTATGGTTAAAAATGCTTCAAGCTTGTGTGACTTGTTTTTAGAGGTGATTGAATGGATTGGACCTGATAATATTGTTCATGTAGTGACAGATAATGCCGCGAATTATGTTGCTGTTGGTAGGCTTATtaataagaaatttgaaaatattcACTGGTCACCTTGTGCTGCTCATTACTTGAATCTTATTCTAAAAGATATAAGCAGCATGCCACATATTTCTAACCTTGCAACACGTGCTTCGAAGATTACCGTGTTTGTATATAATCATACGGTGTTCTTGTCCTGGCTAATACAAAGAACTGATTGGAGGGAAATTGTTCATCCAGGTGCAACTCATTTTGCCACTGTCTTCATCACATTGATGAGTATCTTTGAGCGCAAATTGGATTTACAATCATTGGTTATTGATAAACACTTTACCGGACAGAAATTAGGAAGGAGTGCTAATGGTAGAGCTGTGAGTGCAATTATCCTAGACAATAAATTTTGGGATGAATGCTTTATTGCATGCCAAATTGTGAGTCCGTTGATTAAATTGCTGAGGTTGGTAGATGCCGATGATAAACCATCATTGGGAATTGTTTATGAAGGTATGCTGAGGTCAGAAAATGGAATCAAAGAAATGTTCAAGCATAGGAAAGCTGCATATCAACCTTACACAGAGATTATCAACTCAAGATGGGACaaacatttgaaaaaaaaatcttcacGCAGCAGCTTATTTCTTGAATCCTGGTTGCTTTTTTCTGAAAATTATAGAGAAGCACCTAATGTCATGCAAGCTTTACTTGATCTTGTTACATTGAATTGCAAGGTTAATAATTTAGATTCAGTTGAGGCAATGAAAGAAATACACATATATAGAGATCAAAAGGAAAGCTTTGATAGGCCTGAAGCTGTTCGAGCTACAAAAAAACTTCAACCTGTTAATAATATCTGTTTGACAATAAGctttagttatttagttattttatgttttggttTCCTTAATTTGATAACTAATACTTGAGATATAGGATTGTAACTTGTAGATGAATGGTGGAGGTTGTTTGGTGGTTCTGCTCCATGCTTACAAAACATGGCAGTTCGCATTCTTAGCCAAGCAACTGCTTCTTCAGGGTGTGAAAGGAATTGGAGTCTTTTTGATCAAATTCATACAACAAGAAGGAATAGATTGGAGCATGATAGGCTAAGTGATATTGtgtatgttacatataatttgctTCTTAAATCCAGGTAATATATATTTCATCCTTTCATTTCATATCATTAGATTTTGTATAGTTAATATACTAAGCTTATCATATATTGTATTTAATCTGTTAGgacggaaagaaaaaaaaaagaaagcaaaagttGCAATATGATCCAATCGATATTGAAAGTATTGATATGGTTGATTTTTGGGTGACAGAAGAGGTTGTTGAAAAAGAGCCTGATCTTCCAAGTAATATTGAAGACTTACTTGGTGAGTATTATAGTTTATTGATCAGACAATAAATTACAATAGCTTTGATCATTAATTTATTGATAATGTGTTATATTTTGTTAGATGAGATTGATGCTGATTTAGAtcaaggtggtggtggtggtagtagtaGTACATTTTATGCTGCACTACTTGTTTTTTCGGGTCCAAGTAGTGGAAATGAAGGTGATGATATCAATGACGCAAATCTGTAGCAAGTTATGgaggattttgatgattgatgacaaaCTTGGATCATTTTGATGTTGCTATGTtatgtttgattggttgttttgttttttgacttttgaatttgatgtgatTATAGATTATAACATTCTGGTTTATGTAGTACTTTTAANNNNNNNNNATTGAACTTATATAAACCAATAAATCAGTAACTAGACCGATTCGATGGCCGGTTCAGTTCTCAGAACTCAGCCAATATTTTGGCTAGTAGTAACAAATTTTACCCGTATGAAAAAAAGATGTTAAATTCGAACAAGAAACTTTCATATATTCGTACAAAAATCAAAGGTTTCAAAGTATCACTACTTATCTTTCTATCTAAATTACAGGTTGAGATTGGGTTTAGAACTTGTGAGTAAGtttgataatatatataatataaacacgAATTAACGTAAAAGAtattcaagaaaaaataaaaaaaaaagattaacgaaattaaacaacaaaaaataaaatattaatataaggTTTGACCCACAAAGAATATCCCTAGTGGAGTTGCTAAGCTATCGCAACATCCCTGCTCGGAATTGTGCGACCCGAAAGCCACCGATAAATGAAAAGAATATTAATCATTTTTAAAGAAAATTGTCCCATGAAATTTATAGTCACCACCAATCAATTGGTTTGTAAAAATAGAATGGTTGATTAGATGTTAAAAATGAGAAAAGATATACGATACCAAAGTTTGAGTTCAAGGCCAATAAAGAAGGTACCAACACCCTGTATCATCTATTCTTTGAACAATTAcctttatctattattatttatatattttaattttattggtcTTTAAAATATTTGTCTGCTTTATTTTATGAACTATATCTCGTCAACGTAATTGTGAGAACTAATATATTAATTTTTGACAAATTAATGAAACGCGTTTTTTGTTTAGATTTTTCATGAAGTcaagtttaatcaaaattcattattaaatttgaaataaaatctTAGGAATATTAGAAAGAAATAATTTAACCAGTACTCTTATCTTCTTctaatttttattattggttaattcaaaaaattataaaatatatcaGATTATGATAATATGATATTATTTACAAAAAGATTGATTAAAAAATGATTAGAAAATGTACAGAAGAATAAACTATAAATTATGAGATAAATCATATTATAACCTTAATGTTTAAGTATAATAATTGGTAAAGTGATTGTTTATATGTTAAATATATTTTCGACTTTTAGATAATATAGCTTAGTGGCGGTTCGCATTCTAATCTTCGTTAAGGACCCAGATTCAAATAATTATACATAACATGatgacaataaaaaaaattccttCAGTTAATGTACAAAGCACATGAAGACAATTTAAATTCAAcaataaataaatcaaaaagcgaaaaaggaaaaaaaatcgcCCAGCCAACATACAAAGCACATGAAGACaagtttaaattcaaaaataaataaataataaaaagatttCTTCAACAAACATATAAAATAGATGAAGACaaatttgaagaaaagaaaatgaaaaagtaaataaataaattaataaacaaTTTATTCAGCACTCGATAATATATCAAACACACACAGCAGTCTATAATATATCAAACACGGGCACGGATTCCATATGCCATGTGTGTTTGGCGTTTCGGTGTGCATAACACTTAACTTTGGCATATCGATGCGTCAAAGGACGAGAGTCGTTGGatctttctcctttttttattCGACGGTATAGATCACTTATTACTTCTCTCTTTTAATTGGTTACTGACTGTTTTTGTGTCAGAAGGGTTGTTTTGcaaaatttaatttcttgctgGTATTTTTGTTAGATCCGAATACTAATGGggttatgtaaaaaaaatttatgaattCTTAAGTTGAAATTGATTACGGTTAATGATTATGTATTTTGTTAAGTAAGACACGACGGAGTTAGGCTGCGAAGGCAGGAGATACGTCGTCGATGTCTTTTGCCGTATACATATGATTCTGCCACTCACCATCGTGACCTGTATGCAGTTTGTGTTGCAGGAAGTAATCGCAAAATTTCCCAATCGCTAAATCTCACATTTGCGTCAATGCATGCGTTCGGAGGATTGCGCGACCGTCATGTCATTGCCGGAATATCACTCGATCCCCACGAATAACAAGAAGTGGTGGTTTAGGCAGAGGATTCAGTTTGCCAGAGAAGATCGAAGCGGCATGGAGAAGCTGGAGAAGGAGAAGACCAACAAAGGAGAAGGATAATCGATTTCGGATCTTTCGCGACTCATTGGTTCGGAGGATGACGATCTGCatagtgtcatcaccggaaggggTTTCAATCGCTGTTGATAACAAGGAGTGTTGTTTCGGGTAGACGTATGGCTTTGCCGGAGACAATCAACAAGGAAGGATCCAAGCGGCGTCGAGAAGGTGGGCTAGAGAATGACGATGGAGAGGCAGAACTCTCTTCGGGTCGGGGCGGGTCAGGTTGGAACACTGCTGGCTGGACTTGGCTCAATCCAGATGGGCCTAtagattataatttttttctaaaaccaATGATGGGCTCAAGTGTTGGTATGGTATGGTCCTCTTTACAATACAAAAAAAAGACCTAACATGGTTGAACAAAGAAGAGGAACACCCAggacttaaaaaaaaaaggaccACCAAATTAGTTATTGCATGTATAATTAGTTGCTGAACAATCTAACAGCAGTATTAAATATTTGAATTTCCTTAggatataataaataaaatactttGTAAAACCAACTTTTCTGGTGCATATAATTAACGGAAACGTTGAATTTTTAACATGCACATTTTTTCCAATTGAACCCGGAATTGCATTCGTGCAATATGATTGGTTGAGGA
The DNA window shown above is from Arachis ipaensis cultivar K30076 chromosome B08, Araip1.1, whole genome shotgun sequence and carries:
- the LOC110265289 gene encoding uncharacterized protein LOC110265289, which translates into the protein MKKHLAKICGDIKKYSKVLYDVEKQMEGLLKEIQKSKTSKRKVSFYEDGTDECEDVINEAIAQEEQQTLSQLPTKEVIGGDPKKKEKTITPPMFAPRTIPGSQPSLKSVFQNKEALHEVDKRVARWLLDCKIPFNAIMSPFFQDMLDGVAGIGPGYKGPSYDTLRVNLLADLKRECQMVVDSYRFAWKETGCTLMADGWTDQRQRTLINFLVYCSKRLCFVKSVDASSMVKNASSLCDLFLEVIEWIGPDNIVHVVTDNAANYVAVGRLINKKFENIHWSPCAAHYLNLILKDISSMPHISNLATRASKITVFVYNHTVFLSWLIQRTDWREIVHPGATHFATVFITLMSIFERKLDLQSLVIDKHFTGQKLGRSANGRAVSAIILDNKFWDECFIACQIVSPLIKLLRLVDADDKPSLGIVYEGMLRSENGIKEMFKHRKAAYQPYTEIINSRWDKHLKKKSSRSSLFLESWLLFSENYREAPNVMQALLDLVTLNCKVNNLDSVEAMKEIHIYRDQKESFDRPEAVRATKKLQPVNNIYEWWRLFGGSAPCLQNMAVRILSQATASSGCERNWSLFDQIHTTRRNRLEHDRLSDIVYDGKKKKRKQKLQYDPIDIESIDMVDFWVTEEVVEKEPDLPSNIEDLLDEIDADLDQGGGGGSSSTFYAALLVFSGPSSGNEVRHDGVRLRRQEIRRRCLLPYTYDSATHHRDLYAVCVAGSNRKISQSLNLTFASMHAFGGLRDRHVIAGISLDPHE